A single genomic interval of Oreochromis aureus strain Israel breed Guangdong linkage group 12, ZZ_aureus, whole genome shotgun sequence harbors:
- the prxl2c gene encoding peroxiredoxin-like 2C isoform X2 — protein MAEVVSPITRQVTKGSQENVTCFVDINVRDVEDCLIYDRHGVSIPFKTLYQDRKSVIIFVRSFCLLTGYPYEIYVDPERRIYQKLGMKREETFTNSAQPSPHVKSGIFMGQIKTIWRAMTSPAFDFQGDLHQQGGAIIAGPGSKVHFSHLDMNRLDHMPINWLLQLAGAQQTIDFSHKPKIIHI, from the exons ATGGCTGAAGTAGTTTCACCAATAACTCGACAAGTAACTAAAGGAAGCCAGGAAAATGTGACCTGTTTTGTGGATATTAATGTCAGAGACGTCGAAGACTGTTTAATTTACGACCGGCATGGAGTTTCTATTCCGTTCAAGACCCTATACCAAGACAGGAAATCGGTCATAATTTTTGTGCGG TCGTTCTGCTTGCTCACGGGGTATCCTTATGAAATATATGTGGACCCAGAGAGGCGCATTTACCAAAAGCTGGGGATGAAGAGAGAGGAGACATTCACAAACTCTG CGCAGCCTAGTCCCCATGTGAAGTCTGGCATTTTTATGGGCCAAATCAAGACTATATGGAGAGCCATGACTAGTCCTGCATTTGATTTTCAGGGTGACCTACATCAACAAGGTGGAGCCATCATTGCAGGACCTG GCTCTAAAGTTCATTTTTCCCATCTTGACATGAACCGCCTGGACCACATGCCCATCAACTGGCTCCTTCAGCTTGCAGGAGCTCAGCAAACGATTGACTTCAGCCATAAGCCGAAAATCATTCACATCTAG
- the prxl2c gene encoding peroxiredoxin-like 2C isoform X1: MAEVVSPITRQVTKGSQENVTCFVDINVRDVEDCLIYDRHGVSIPFKTLYQDRKSVIIFVRNFLCYSCKEYVDDLGKIPREVLEDAEIRLVVIGQSAYHHIESFCLLTGYPYEIYVDPERRIYQKLGMKREETFTNSAQPSPHVKSGIFMGQIKTIWRAMTSPAFDFQGDLHQQGGAIIAGPGSKVHFSHLDMNRLDHMPINWLLQLAGAQQTIDFSHKPKIIHI, from the exons ATGGCTGAAGTAGTTTCACCAATAACTCGACAAGTAACTAAAGGAAGCCAGGAAAATGTGACCTGTTTTGTGGATATTAATGTCAGAGACGTCGAAGACTGTTTAATTTACGACCGGCATGGAGTTTCTATTCCGTTCAAGACCCTATACCAAGACAGGAAATCGGTCATAATTTTTGTGCGG AATTTCTTGTGCTACAGCTGTAAAGAGTATGTTGATGATTTGGGAAAAATACCCAGAGAAGTACTGGAG GATGCTGAAATTAGACTGGTCGTGATCGGTCAGTCTGCTTATCATCACATAGAG TCGTTCTGCTTGCTCACGGGGTATCCTTATGAAATATATGTGGACCCAGAGAGGCGCATTTACCAAAAGCTGGGGATGAAGAGAGAGGAGACATTCACAAACTCTG CGCAGCCTAGTCCCCATGTGAAGTCTGGCATTTTTATGGGCCAAATCAAGACTATATGGAGAGCCATGACTAGTCCTGCATTTGATTTTCAGGGTGACCTACATCAACAAGGTGGAGCCATCATTGCAGGACCTG GCTCTAAAGTTCATTTTTCCCATCTTGACATGAACCGCCTGGACCACATGCCCATCAACTGGCTCCTTCAGCTTGCAGGAGCTCAGCAAACGATTGACTTCAGCCATAAGCCGAAAATCATTCACATCTAG